One Limnochordia bacterium genomic window, CAGCCTTTTGGACTCACTGTCCCGTCCATTACGGCTACTACCGACTCCCTTTTTCGTAGCAAAAAGTTGTAGATCAAAATATAGCATTTGCATCATGCCTCCCTTCTAATTCAATCGCACAAAATCGGGATACTGGCACACTATCTGTTCAAGTCCCGTTAGCATCGTCTTTAACAGCAAGCTGGCGTTGTGTCTCATCTCCTTGGATAATTCCGCATAATTATCTATTCGACAAAGCAACCGTCCAGGCCCTTGCTGTATCGTGGGATTCAGCCCCACATGTTCAATTAAACCCTTGGCCGTGGTTAATGTTAGGACAGAGACTGCAGCACAGACAATATCGCGGCCCCTCTCCTCATAACCACTATGCCCCTTGGCATCAAACCCAATAAGGTCACCCGCAGAATCCTTAAGCATATCTATGGTAACCATAAATCAGCCAACTATCTGTTCAATCCGCAGCTTCGTGTAAGGCTGTCGGTGTCCATACTTCCGCCGGTAGTTCTTCTTTGGTTTGTACTTGAAGACCACAACCTTCGGTGACTTGCCATTCTTCACTACTGTGGCTACCACCTTGGCCCCATCCACAAAGGGATTACCAGTATTAACTTTGCCGTCTTCCACCACCAAAAGAACATCCTCAAGTTCAACCGTCGTGCCCTCTTCGGCACCTAACTTCTCCACAAAGAGCTCTTGTCCTTCAGATACCCGGTACTGCTTCCCACCGGTTTGAACCACTGCATATCGCATGGGCTTTGCACCCCCCTTTAACGTCGACCATACAGCCGACAGGCTCGCCGGAATCAGGTAGGCCAAACCTTTAAAACCCATCCCGAGCGGCTTCAGTGATTGAAGGAGCACCTTAAATCACCTACGGAAAGATTCTATCACATGAACATAGCATGGTCAAGGGCTTAGCTGACTCGCTCATCGATAACTTTACCCTTGGCATAGGTACGAAAAACTTTGGTAATCTGCACCTGCAATTTGCGCCCAACATGCTGTCCTGCCCCTTGGATATCAAGTACATAGCCTTCTATACGGGCAATCCCATCCTTAGGATTACTAATGTGGGGCTCCTCTACCTCAATCTCGATGATCTGGCCCTCGCTAACCGGTAATGCCATAGTTTCAGCCTGTTGACGGGTGCTGGCGGCAATAACACTGGTCTCATCCACCCGCAACTCATCGCACCCTTTAACATAGATGTACTTGCCAGTTTCCTCTTCAAGGCGCCGCAGGTTCGAGCCGCCGCTTCCGATCAGAAGGGAGGCTACGTGGGGATGCACCTGCACGAAAATTGCTTCACCCTCCATTACCCCAGCGGTATGCCGCACCTGGCGCTCCACCTGTAGAGCAATGGAAGTCTCAGAAAAGACATGTCCTGCTCCGCCACAGTAGGGGCACGCAGTAAACAGGGTTTCACCAAGATCCTGATACACCTTCTTACGTGTTAACTCCACCAAGCCCAGGTTCGTAAACCCAAGGACGTGAACTTTGGTCTTGTCCTTGGCAAACTCTTGCTCCAACCGTTCTAAGACCTTCTGCTCATCGGCTTTGCTATCCATATCTATGAAGTCGATAATCACGATCCCACCAATATTACGCAGTCGCAGTTGCCTGGCAATCTCGGTAGCAGCCTCCAGGTTAGTCTTCAGCACAGTATCCGCAAGATTCGTAGAACCAATGAATTTGCCCGTGTTCACATCAATACTAATCAAGGCCTCGGTATCATCGATAATCAAGTACCCCCCACAATCCAACCAGACTTTCCGCTTAACAAGCTTGTTGATCTCCGATTCAATCCCAAAGGCTTCAAAAATTGGCGTCTTTTCCCCAAAGTAGAACACCCGGTTCTTCAATGCCGGGGATAGGGAATCCAAAAGATCTAGGATCTTTTGGTATTCCTGTTTCGAATCCACAATAAAACGACTAATATCCTGGGTAAACACATCCCGCACCAAACGATAAATCAAGTCATAGTCTCGATATAGCAGGGCTGGGGGACTGTGCCTTTTTCCGTCAGCTTGTATCGTACTCCATACCCGCAAGAGAAAATCGCGGTCCGCCTTTAGATCCTCTTCATTCTTTCCCGCTGCGGCTGTACGCACAATCAATCCGATCCCTTGGGGTTTAAGACTCGAACCCACCTTACGCAGCCGCTCCCGCTCCGCGGCATCATCAATTCTTCTAGATACCCCAATATGATCTACCGTCGGCATCAAGACTAGGTATCTGCCGGGAATGGTCAGCTGAGTAACTACCCGGGCCCCCTTAGTCCCCACTGGTTCTTTAGTGACCTGCACAATAATCTCTTGGTTTGGTCGCAATATTTCGTTAATAGTCTTTCCACTGGAGCACTGGGCAGCATAGTATTCACCATCGTCGTCTCCGTTTTTGTAGTCCACCGCATCATCTACATATAAGAACGCATTCCGCTCCAGCCCAATATTCACAAAAGCAGCCTGCATCCCGGGCAACACATTTTCCACTCTTCCTTTATATATATTCCCGGCAATCCTCTTATCGTTAGTCCGTTCAATATATAGTTCAACTAGAACTTGATCTTCCTTGACCGCAGCCCTAGTCTGACCGGCTTCAGCATTCACGATCACTTCCTTGATCAACTTGGTCAACTCCCTCTAGCACGCTTCTAGGCTCGCATACGTTAGAGGACACCGCAGCTTGCCGTCCTGTTTTATGAAAAGTCCCACACGACATACCAAAAAATCCCCCACTCTAGCCCCGGCCAATTGAATAATCTCCCCGGGGCGTACGTTTATTTGGCTTCCAATCTCTACTCTAATGAACCATCCTGTTCCTAGCTCCACAGGACTGTCCATCATTGACTCCAGCTCCGATACGGCGGTATTAGAAAGCAAATGTATATCAAAAATCCCTGGGCGAAGGTCCACTTCCCTAATCCTTGATTTTGTCTGTCTTGTTACAGAAAGCCGAC contains:
- a CDS encoding ribosomal-processing cysteine protease Prp, giving the protein MVTIDMLKDSAGDLIGFDAKGHSGYEERGRDIVCAAVSVLTLTTAKGLIEHVGLNPTIQQGPGRLLCRIDNYAELSKEMRHNASLLLKTMLTGLEQIVCQYPDFVRLN
- the rplU gene encoding 50S ribosomal protein L21; this translates as MRYAVVQTGGKQYRVSEGQELFVEKLGAEEGTTVELEDVLLVVEDGKVNTGNPFVDGAKVVATVVKNGKSPKVVVFKYKPKKNYRRKYGHRQPYTKLRIEQIVG
- a CDS encoding Rne/Rng family ribonuclease, with the protein product MIKEVIVNAEAGQTRAAVKEDQVLVELYIERTNDKRIAGNIYKGRVENVLPGMQAAFVNIGLERNAFLYVDDAVDYKNGDDDGEYYAAQCSSGKTINEILRPNQEIIVQVTKEPVGTKGARVVTQLTIPGRYLVLMPTVDHIGVSRRIDDAAERERLRKVGSSLKPQGIGLIVRTAAAGKNEEDLKADRDFLLRVWSTIQADGKRHSPPALLYRDYDLIYRLVRDVFTQDISRFIVDSKQEYQKILDLLDSLSPALKNRVFYFGEKTPIFEAFGIESEINKLVKRKVWLDCGGYLIIDDTEALISIDVNTGKFIGSTNLADTVLKTNLEAATEIARQLRLRNIGGIVIIDFIDMDSKADEQKVLERLEQEFAKDKTKVHVLGFTNLGLVELTRKKVYQDLGETLFTACPYCGGAGHVFSETSIALQVERQVRHTAGVMEGEAIFVQVHPHVASLLIGSGGSNLRRLEEETGKYIYVKGCDELRVDETSVIAASTRQQAETMALPVSEGQIIEIEVEEPHISNPKDGIARIEGYVLDIQGAGQHVGRKLQVQITKVFRTYAKGKVIDERVS